In the genome of Solibacillus silvestris, one region contains:
- a CDS encoding carbamoyl phosphate synthase large subunit has protein sequence MPKRTDINTILVIGSGPIVIGQAAEFDYAGTQACLSLKEEGYKVILINSNPATIMTDTEIADKVYIEPISLEFVSRILRKERPDAILSTLGGQTGLNMAIELDESGILDELGIEILGTKLDAIHKAEDRDLFRNLMYELGAPVPESDIIHNMEEAKAFVAKIGYPVIVRPAFTLGGTGGGICYNDQDLQEIVTSGLKYSPVTQCLLEKSIAGFKEIEYEVMRDAADNAIVVCNMENFDPVGIHTGDSIVVAPTQTLSDRENQMLRNISLDIIRALKIEGGCNVQLALDPYSFQYYVIEVNPRVSRSSALASKATGYPIAKLAAKIAVGLTLDEIKNPVTGSTFACFEPALDYIVAKIPRWPFDKFESAKRNLGTQMKATGEVMALGRTFEEAILKAVRSLETGHVHIEMKHADELTDTWIEKRIKKAGDERLFFIGEAIRRGVTVEKIHEWSAIDMFFLTKLKKIVDMETTLAENKGNQEVLRTAKRLGFADKKIAQLWEMEEQAVYDFRKEHGIIPVYKMVDTCAAEFESNTPYFYGTYEEENESIRTDKPSVVVLGSGPIRIGQGVEFDYATVHSVWAIQEAGYEAIIINSNPETVSTDFSISDKLYFEPLTIEDVMHIIDLEQPIGVVVQFGGQTAINLADKLEANGVKILGTTLEDIDRAENRNKFETALQELKIPQPPGDTATSAEGAMKIAEGLGFPVLVRPSYVLGGRAMEIVYNMEELAHYMTNAVEASPDHPVLVDRYLTGQEIEVDAICDGENVLIPGIMEHVERAGVHSGDSISVYPPQKLTDAQKETLVDYTTRLAKGLGIVGLMNIQYVMSEGEIYVIEVNPRSSRTVPFLSKITNIPMANIATKAILGQSIIEQGYPTGLAQEQKGVFVKVPVFSFAKLRRVDITLGPEMKSTGEVMGKDATYEKALYKGFVAAGMEIKTHGTILFTVSDKDKDEAISLAKRFSTVGYRIVATEGTAKTFEAKGIKTDVVEKIGGKGKTLIDMIQNGEAQLVVNTLTKGKQPARDGFRIRRESVENGVPCLTSLDTAEAMLRVIESMTFTAEEMPKAEVVH, from the coding sequence ATGCCTAAACGTACAGATATAAATACAATTTTAGTAATCGGCTCAGGTCCGATCGTAATCGGTCAAGCAGCAGAATTTGACTATGCAGGGACACAAGCATGTCTATCATTAAAAGAAGAGGGCTATAAAGTAATCTTAATCAACTCGAACCCGGCGACAATTATGACGGATACTGAGATCGCAGACAAAGTATATATCGAGCCAATCAGCCTTGAATTTGTATCGCGAATTTTACGAAAAGAGCGTCCGGATGCAATTCTTTCTACATTAGGTGGTCAAACAGGGTTAAATATGGCAATCGAGCTTGATGAGTCTGGAATTTTAGATGAACTAGGAATTGAAATTCTTGGTACAAAACTGGATGCGATTCATAAAGCTGAAGACCGTGATTTATTCCGAAACTTAATGTATGAACTTGGTGCACCGGTTCCGGAGTCTGATATTATCCATAACATGGAAGAAGCGAAAGCGTTCGTTGCGAAAATCGGTTATCCGGTAATCGTCCGTCCGGCATTCACACTTGGCGGAACAGGCGGCGGAATTTGCTACAACGATCAGGACTTACAGGAAATTGTAACGTCTGGTTTAAAATACTCGCCTGTAACGCAATGTTTACTGGAAAAATCAATCGCAGGCTTTAAAGAGATTGAATATGAAGTAATGCGTGATGCGGCAGATAATGCGATCGTTGTATGTAACATGGAAAACTTTGACCCAGTCGGTATCCATACAGGTGACTCAATTGTTGTGGCGCCAACACAAACATTATCAGACCGTGAAAACCAAATGCTGCGTAACATTTCACTTGATATTATTCGCGCATTAAAAATCGAAGGTGGCTGTAACGTACAGCTTGCATTAGACCCGTACTCATTCCAGTACTATGTAATTGAAGTAAACCCTCGTGTATCGCGTTCATCTGCGTTAGCATCAAAAGCGACAGGCTACCCGATCGCGAAGCTTGCAGCAAAAATTGCTGTAGGGCTTACACTGGATGAGATTAAAAATCCTGTTACAGGTTCAACATTCGCGTGCTTCGAGCCGGCACTTGACTACATTGTGGCAAAAATTCCGCGTTGGCCATTTGATAAATTTGAATCGGCAAAACGTAACCTTGGTACACAAATGAAGGCGACTGGGGAAGTTATGGCACTTGGTCGTACATTTGAAGAAGCGATTTTAAAGGCTGTCCGTTCATTGGAAACTGGCCATGTGCATATTGAAATGAAACATGCAGATGAATTAACAGATACATGGATAGAAAAGCGCATTAAAAAAGCAGGGGATGAGCGTCTATTCTTTATAGGTGAAGCAATACGACGTGGTGTTACTGTGGAAAAAATCCATGAATGGTCTGCAATTGACATGTTCTTCTTAACGAAGCTGAAAAAAATTGTAGATATGGAAACAACATTGGCAGAGAACAAAGGCAATCAGGAAGTTTTACGCACAGCGAAACGTTTAGGCTTTGCAGATAAAAAAATTGCACAGCTTTGGGAAATGGAAGAGCAAGCGGTTTATGATTTCCGTAAAGAGCATGGCATTATTCCAGTATATAAAATGGTTGATACATGTGCGGCGGAATTCGAATCGAATACACCATACTTCTACGGTACTTACGAGGAAGAAAATGAATCGATCCGAACTGACAAACCTTCAGTTGTAGTACTCGGCTCAGGTCCGATCCGTATCGGTCAAGGCGTAGAGTTCGACTATGCAACAGTTCACTCAGTATGGGCAATTCAAGAAGCGGGCTATGAAGCGATCATCATTAACTCAAATCCAGAAACAGTGTCGACGGACTTCTCGATTTCGGATAAATTATACTTCGAGCCGTTAACAATTGAAGATGTGATGCACATTATTGATCTGGAGCAGCCAATCGGCGTAGTCGTACAGTTCGGCGGGCAAACAGCGATCAATTTAGCGGATAAGCTTGAAGCGAATGGTGTGAAAATTTTAGGGACGACACTTGAAGATATCGACCGTGCTGAAAACCGTAACAAGTTCGAAACGGCATTACAAGAACTGAAAATTCCGCAACCTCCTGGCGATACAGCAACATCAGCTGAAGGTGCGATGAAAATTGCAGAAGGTTTAGGCTTCCCTGTATTAGTTCGCCCGTCATATGTACTAGGCGGCCGTGCAATGGAAATTGTTTATAACATGGAAGAGCTTGCTCACTATATGACAAACGCGGTTGAAGCATCACCGGATCACCCTGTATTAGTAGACCGTTACTTAACGGGACAGGAAATTGAAGTCGATGCAATTTGCGACGGTGAGAATGTATTAATTCCAGGAATTATGGAACATGTTGAACGAGCAGGTGTGCACTCAGGTGACTCAATCAGTGTATATCCACCACAAAAGTTAACAGATGCTCAGAAAGAAACATTAGTAGACTATACGACTCGCCTGGCAAAAGGCCTTGGTATTGTCGGCTTAATGAATATCCAATATGTAATGAGTGAAGGTGAAATTTATGTCATCGAAGTAAATCCTCGCTCAAGTCGTACTGTACCGTTTTTAAGTAAAATTACAAACATCCCAATGGCAAATATCGCAACAAAAGCGATTCTTGGTCAATCGATTATTGAACAAGGCTATCCAACAGGGCTGGCACAAGAACAGAAAGGCGTATTCGTAAAAGTACCGGTATTCTCATTCGCAAAATTACGCCGTGTCGACATTACATTAGGACCTGAAATGAAATCAACAGGGGAAGTAATGGGGAAAGACGCTACTTACGAAAAAGCATTATATAAAGGTTTCGTAGCAGCAGGAATGGAAATTAAAACACATGGTACAATCCTGTTCACTGTATCGGATAAAGATAAAGATGAAGCAATCAGTCTGGCGAAACGCTTCTCGACAGTCGGCTACCGTATCGTAGCGACAGAAGGTACAGCAAAAACATTTGAAGCAAAGGGTATTAAAACTGACGTCGTAGAGAAAATCGGCGGTAAAGGGAAGACATTGATCGATATGATTCAAAATGGTGAAGCCCAATTAGTTGTCAATACATTAACAAAAGGGAAACAGCCTGCACGTGATGGTTTCCGTATTCGTCGAGAATCCGTTGAAAACGGTGTACCATGCCTAACTTCATTAGATACAGCAGAAGCAATGCTGCGCGTAATCGAATCAATGACATTTACAGCAGAAGAAATGCCGAAAGCGGAGGTAGTACACTAA
- a CDS encoding dihydroorotate dehydrogenase B catalytic subunit (catalyzes the conversion of dihydroorotate to orotate in the pyrimidine biosynthesis pathway, using a flavin nucleotide as an essential cofactor; subclass 1B is a heterotetramer consisting of two PyrDB subunits, similar to the PyrDA subunits and two PyrK subunits): MSRLNLQLPGLDLKNPIMPASGCFGFGREYAQLYDLSKLGAIMIKATTVETRKGNPTPRVAETSAGMLNAIGLQNPGIEKVMDEELKFLESYDVPVIANVAGTEVADYVEVADRISKASNVKALELNISCPNVKCGGIQFGTDPETARQLTAAVKAVSSVPVYVKLSPNVTNIVDIAKAVEAGGADGITMINTLVGMRLDERTGKPVIANGTGGLSGPAIKPVAIRMVYDVYKAVNIPIIGMGGVTCAQDVIDFMSAGASAVAVGTANFVDHFVCPTIIEELPVLLDTLNVKRISEIIGRSHR; the protein is encoded by the coding sequence ATGAGCAGATTAAACTTACAATTGCCAGGTTTGGACTTGAAAAATCCAATTATGCCCGCGTCAGGCTGCTTTGGCTTTGGACGCGAATATGCCCAGCTTTATGATTTATCAAAGCTAGGTGCTATCATGATTAAAGCAACAACAGTGGAAACGCGTAAAGGGAATCCGACACCGCGTGTAGCCGAAACATCAGCAGGCATGTTAAATGCGATCGGCCTGCAAAATCCAGGGATTGAAAAGGTAATGGATGAAGAGCTGAAGTTTTTGGAAAGCTATGATGTCCCGGTTATTGCCAATGTTGCCGGCACGGAAGTTGCGGATTATGTGGAAGTAGCAGACCGTATTTCAAAGGCCTCTAACGTAAAGGCGTTAGAATTGAATATTTCTTGTCCGAATGTAAAATGCGGCGGGATTCAATTCGGGACAGATCCGGAAACAGCTAGGCAGTTAACTGCTGCTGTAAAGGCAGTTTCAAGTGTACCTGTATATGTGAAACTATCTCCGAACGTGACAAATATTGTAGACATTGCCAAAGCGGTGGAAGCAGGTGGAGCGGACGGTATAACGATGATTAATACACTTGTGGGTATGCGTTTGGACGAGCGTACAGGGAAACCTGTCATTGCAAACGGGACAGGCGGCTTATCAGGTCCCGCCATTAAACCGGTAGCTATCCGTATGGTGTATGACGTTTATAAAGCTGTGAATATTCCGATTATCGGCATGGGTGGGGTGACTTGTGCACAGGATGTGATCGATTTTATGTCTGCAGGTGCATCAGCTGTGGCAGTCGGGACAGCAAACTTTGTGGATCACTTCGTATGTCCGACAATCATCGAGGAATTACCGGTCTTGCTTGATACATTAAATGTGAAGCGTATTTCAGAAATTATCGGAAGGAGCCACCGTTAA
- a CDS encoding carbamoyl phosphate synthase small subunit (catalyzes production of carbamoyl phosphate from bicarbonate and glutamine in pyrimidine and arginine biosynthesis pathways; forms an octamer composed of four CarAB dimers), with protein MKKRLLILEDGTVFTGTAFGSDKASQGEVVFTTGMTGYQETISDPSFYGQIVTLTYPLVGNYGINRDDFEAITPAIRGFVVRELAEQPSNWRSDMSLGDYLATQDIPGIEGIDTRKLTRIIRTKGAVRAILTEANAEVDIAKIVAQLQETPYITHHVREVSPKAAYPSPGRGKRVVLIDFGMKHGILRELNKRDCDVLVVPYNTTAEQILAMHPDGIMLSNGPGNPEDVTEGIETIKGLIGKVPIFGICLGHQLFSLACGAKSFKLPFGHRGGNHPVKNLRTGRTDLTSQNHGYAIDIESLKDTDLELTHVALNDGTCEGVRHKNYPIFTVQYHPEASPGPEDSNYLFDEFIEMMEIEAAKENQYA; from the coding sequence ATGAAGAAGCGTTTACTAATCTTAGAAGATGGCACTGTATTTACAGGTACTGCATTTGGAAGCGACAAAGCGAGTCAAGGAGAAGTTGTATTTACAACAGGGATGACAGGCTACCAGGAAACTATTTCAGACCCATCATTTTACGGGCAAATTGTTACATTAACATACCCGTTAGTCGGAAATTACGGCATTAACCGTGATGACTTTGAAGCAATTACTCCTGCAATCCGCGGTTTTGTCGTACGTGAATTGGCAGAGCAGCCATCAAACTGGCGCTCGGATATGTCTTTAGGGGATTACTTGGCAACACAAGATATCCCTGGCATAGAAGGAATCGATACAAGAAAATTAACGCGCATTATTCGTACAAAAGGAGCTGTACGAGCGATTTTAACTGAAGCGAATGCCGAAGTGGATATCGCAAAGATCGTAGCTCAATTACAGGAGACACCTTATATTACACACCATGTGCGCGAAGTATCGCCAAAAGCGGCATATCCGTCACCAGGACGCGGAAAACGTGTCGTGCTGATCGACTTCGGAATGAAGCACGGTATTTTACGCGAATTAAACAAGCGTGACTGTGATGTACTGGTCGTACCTTATAACACGACAGCCGAGCAAATTTTAGCAATGCATCCGGATGGCATCATGCTTTCGAACGGTCCAGGAAACCCGGAAGATGTAACAGAAGGAATCGAAACAATTAAAGGACTAATCGGAAAAGTGCCAATCTTCGGTATTTGTTTAGGGCATCAACTGTTTTCACTAGCTTGTGGCGCAAAATCGTTTAAACTACCATTCGGTCACCGAGGCGGAAATCATCCGGTTAAAAACCTTCGTACTGGTCGCACGGATTTAACGAGCCAAAACCATGGCTATGCAATCGATATTGAATCGTTAAAGGATACAGATCTAGAGTTAACACATGTCGCTTTAAATGATGGTACTTGTGAAGGGGTTCGCCATAAGAATTATCCGATTTTCACTGTGCAGTATCACCCGGAAGCATCACCAGGTCCTGAAGATTCAAACTACCTATTTGACGAATTTATCGAAATGATGGAAATCGAAGCAGCAAAGGAGAACCAATATGCCTAA
- a CDS encoding dihydroorotase produces MTTVIQNVKLLNEEGELVVSTIVIENGKIASINGDIPAGATVIDGNGHFASPGFVDVHTHLREPGFEHKETIATGSASAAKGGFTTICAMPNTKPVPDSVENMQLINGLIKESAVIRVLPYGSLTKDISGEVRTNMQELKEQGAVAFSDDGIGIQLASTMYEQMQQAAKLDAVVVAHCEDNSLIYDGVMHEGKRNKELGLPGIPSICESVQIARDVLLAEAAGARYHVCHVSTKESVRAVRDAKAAGIKVTAEVCPHHLLLEEMDIPSDDANWKMNPPLRAADDKDSLHAALLDGTIDCIATDHAPHTAEEKCCGMVGAPFGIVGFETAFPLLYTNFVETGKWTLKQLVDWMSVKAAQIFDLPYGTLEVGASADLVLIDLDKEQTIDAEGFVSKGRNTPFNGWTAKGWPVVTMFEGNIVYQEAE; encoded by the coding sequence ATGACAACAGTTATACAAAATGTGAAGCTACTCAATGAGGAAGGCGAATTAGTAGTTTCTACTATTGTAATAGAAAACGGCAAAATCGCTTCAATTAATGGAGACATTCCAGCTGGCGCTACGGTGATTGACGGGAATGGCCATTTCGCATCACCCGGTTTTGTCGATGTACATACCCATTTACGTGAGCCTGGCTTTGAACATAAAGAAACGATTGCAACAGGTTCTGCATCTGCAGCAAAAGGCGGTTTCACAACAATTTGTGCGATGCCAAATACAAAGCCGGTACCGGATTCAGTAGAAAATATGCAGCTCATTAACGGATTGATCAAAGAAAGTGCAGTAATCCGCGTTTTACCATATGGCTCATTAACGAAAGATATTTCCGGAGAAGTTCGCACGAATATGCAAGAGTTAAAAGAACAGGGGGCAGTCGCTTTCTCGGATGACGGCATCGGTATTCAGCTAGCGTCGACCATGTATGAGCAAATGCAGCAGGCAGCAAAGCTCGATGCGGTTGTCGTAGCACACTGTGAAGATAATTCCCTTATTTACGATGGGGTTATGCATGAAGGAAAGCGAAATAAAGAACTTGGTTTACCAGGGATTCCTTCAATTTGCGAGTCCGTACAGATTGCTCGAGATGTACTGCTGGCTGAAGCGGCTGGTGCACGATACCATGTATGTCATGTATCGACGAAAGAATCCGTACGCGCTGTAAGGGATGCAAAAGCAGCAGGAATTAAAGTGACAGCGGAAGTTTGTCCACACCATCTATTGTTAGAAGAAATGGATATCCCATCTGATGATGCCAACTGGAAGATGAACCCGCCATTACGTGCTGCAGACGATAAAGATTCACTGCATGCAGCACTGCTTGACGGTACGATCGACTGTATCGCAACAGACCATGCACCGCATACAGCAGAAGAAAAATGCTGCGGTATGGTTGGGGCACCATTCGGTATTGTTGGTTTTGAGACAGCATTCCCGTTATTGTATACAAATTTTGTAGAGACAGGGAAATGGACATTGAAGCAATTAGTCGACTGGATGAGTGTAAAGGCAGCCCAAATTTTCGATCTCCCATACGGAACATTGGAAGTAGGCGCTTCGGCGGATCTTGTACTAATCGATTTGGATAAAGAACAGACAATTGATGCAGAAGGGTTTGTCTCAAAAGGACGTAACACACCATTTAACGGATGGACTGCAAAAGGATGGCCGGTAGTAACGATGTTTGAAGGCAATATTGTATATCAGGAGGCAGAATAA
- a CDS encoding dihydroorotate dehydrogenase electron transfer subunit has translation MIRQEKMTVVAQKQIATNIFELTLQGQLVQDMTPGQFVHVKVSNTFEPLLRRPISIANVDKEKNEFTMIYRAEGRGTKFLATNRENEIVDVLGPLGNGFPVEAAKPGQIALLVGGGIGVPPLHELAKQLNARGVKTIHVLGFQSEDVCFYEEQFTALGDTYYATVDGTKGTKGFVTTVFDEVKPEFDLFYSCGPLPMLRALEGYYPEKEGYLSFEERMGCGIGACFACVCDTTEGYGKDYVKVCSDGPVFPKGVVAL, from the coding sequence ATGATCCGTCAAGAGAAAATGACAGTTGTAGCGCAAAAGCAAATTGCGACGAACATTTTCGAATTGACACTACAAGGACAACTGGTTCAGGACATGACGCCTGGCCAGTTTGTTCATGTAAAGGTGTCAAATACATTCGAACCTTTGTTACGTCGACCAATCAGTATTGCCAATGTAGATAAAGAAAAAAATGAATTTACGATGATTTACCGTGCTGAAGGCCGTGGCACGAAATTTCTGGCAACAAACCGCGAAAATGAAATCGTGGATGTGTTAGGTCCGTTAGGGAACGGGTTTCCTGTTGAAGCGGCAAAGCCCGGCCAGATAGCGCTTTTAGTAGGAGGGGGAATTGGTGTCCCGCCACTCCATGAATTAGCGAAACAACTGAATGCGCGCGGCGTGAAAACGATCCATGTTCTAGGTTTCCAATCAGAGGATGTATGCTTCTACGAGGAACAGTTCACTGCTTTAGGCGATACTTACTATGCAACAGTAGACGGCACGAAGGGAACGAAAGGGTTTGTTACAACAGTATTTGATGAAGTGAAGCCCGAGTTCGATCTGTTTTATTCATGTGGTCCATTGCCGATGCTTCGTGCTTTAGAAGGCTATTACCCTGAAAAAGAAGGGTACCTATCCTTTGAGGAACGAATGGGCTGCGGAATCGGTGCGTGCTTTGCATGTGTATGCGATACGACAGAAGGTTATGGAAAAGACTATGTAAAAGTGTGCTCAGACGGGCCAGTATTCCCGAAAGGAGTTGTGGCATTATGA
- a CDS encoding aspartate carbamoyltransferase, translating to MKNLLSMEHLSNEEIMMILNRAQHFENGGNPVLQREFHVANLFFEPSTRTKTSFEMAERRLGCTVIPFDAEFSSTTKGETLYDTVKTLEMIGIDAVVIRDKEDEYYNELLEGIGCAVINAGDGAGQHPSQSLLDLYTIQKEFGRFEDLNITIVGDISHSRVAKSNATALTRLGANVRFLCPSAWAGNFEAAHSWDEVLEDSDVIMLLRIQHERHSVSKNFSKESYHEEYGLTIEREQRMKERAIIMHPAPVNRDVEIADALVECSRSRIFEQVRNGVFTRMAILETILKGRDQYDNSYTKCEATQ from the coding sequence ATGAAAAATTTATTATCGATGGAACATTTGTCAAATGAAGAAATAATGATGATTTTAAATCGAGCACAGCATTTCGAAAATGGGGGAAACCCTGTGTTACAACGCGAATTTCATGTAGCAAACCTTTTCTTTGAGCCAAGTACACGTACAAAAACGAGCTTTGAAATGGCGGAGCGTCGACTAGGATGTACAGTTATACCGTTTGATGCCGAGTTTTCCAGCACGACAAAGGGAGAAACGCTGTACGATACAGTCAAAACGTTGGAAATGATCGGTATCGATGCTGTCGTTATTCGAGATAAGGAAGATGAATATTACAACGAGCTTCTAGAAGGCATCGGGTGTGCGGTCATTAATGCAGGTGATGGCGCTGGCCAACATCCTTCCCAGTCATTGCTGGATTTATATACGATCCAAAAAGAGTTCGGTCGATTTGAAGACTTGAATATTACGATCGTCGGTGATATTTCACATAGCCGTGTCGCAAAATCAAATGCGACAGCACTTACTCGATTAGGGGCAAATGTTCGATTCCTTTGTCCGTCGGCATGGGCAGGCAATTTCGAAGCGGCACATAGCTGGGATGAAGTGCTGGAAGACAGCGATGTCATTATGCTGCTGCGAATCCAGCATGAACGTCACTCCGTAAGTAAAAACTTTTCAAAAGAAAGCTACCATGAAGAGTATGGTTTAACGATTGAACGTGAACAGCGGATGAAAGAGAGGGCCATCATTATGCACCCGGCACCGGTAAACCGCGATGTGGAAATTGCGGATGCCCTTGTAGAATGCAGTCGTTCCCGCATTTTTGAACAAGTGCGGAACGGTGTATTTACACGAATGGCCATTTTAGAAACGATTTTGAAAGGAAGAGATCAATATGACAACAGTTATACAAAATGTGAAGCTACTCAATGA
- a CDS encoding Orotate phosphoribosyltransferase codes for MSLQNEIAHAMLKVGAVELNPTDLFTWASGIQSPIYCDTRLTISDPVIRKQLANGLSSLIKDHFSDCEVVAGTATAGIPHAAWVADIMQLPMVYVRSKAKEHGRGNQIEGKYAKGQKVVVIEDIISTGGSSITAVEALRNAGCEVLGVVCVYTYNLPKADQAFDEAGVKFVSLTNFDYLIDAAKEASAIQEKDIPFLKNWHQDLKTGKLR; via the coding sequence ATGTCATTACAAAACGAAATTGCACACGCAATGCTAAAAGTAGGAGCGGTGGAATTAAATCCGACCGATTTATTTACATGGGCTTCAGGAATTCAGTCACCAATTTACTGCGATACACGTTTAACTATTTCAGATCCAGTTATTCGCAAGCAGCTTGCCAACGGACTTTCCTCATTAATTAAAGATCATTTTTCTGACTGTGAAGTAGTGGCGGGTACTGCAACTGCGGGGATTCCTCATGCTGCATGGGTAGCGGATATTATGCAATTGCCGATGGTTTATGTGCGTTCAAAAGCAAAAGAGCACGGCCGCGGAAATCAAATTGAAGGAAAATATGCAAAAGGTCAAAAAGTCGTTGTAATCGAGGATATCATTTCAACAGGAGGTTCATCCATTACTGCTGTTGAAGCATTACGAAATGCAGGTTGTGAAGTGTTAGGGGTCGTATGTGTGTATACATATAATTTGCCTAAAGCGGATCAGGCGTTTGATGAAGCTGGCGTGAAATTTGTTTCATTAACAAATTTTGATTACTTAATCGATGCAGCAAAAGAGGCATCAGCCATTCAGGAAAAGGACATTCCTTTCTTAAAAAATTGGCATCAAGATTTAAAAACAGGTAAATTGAGATAA
- a CDS encoding orotidine 5'-phosphate decarboxylase (type 1 subfamily; involved in last step of pyrimidine biosynthesis; converts orotidine 5'-phosphate to UMP and carbon dioxide; OMP decarboxylase; OMPDCase; OMPdecase) — MNTKPIIALDFPGEKEVMGFLGQFEEKLFVKIGMELYMQEGPTIVRKVKEQGHDIFLDLKLHDIPNTVKSAMKGLAGLGVDLVNVHAAGGRMMMEGALEGLEAGTPAGAKRAALIAVTQLTSTTEQRMHDEQKVALSLKESVLHYAQLTKQAGLHGVVCSVHEAQAIREACGDDFLRVTPGIRMLGGEAHDQQRIATPDGAKKDGSSLIVVGRAITGAVNPVKAYQEVCNLWEAN, encoded by the coding sequence ATGAATACAAAACCAATTATTGCTTTAGATTTTCCTGGTGAGAAAGAAGTTATGGGCTTTTTAGGACAATTTGAAGAAAAACTTTTCGTTAAAATTGGGATGGAACTGTATATGCAGGAAGGCCCAACTATTGTCCGAAAAGTAAAAGAACAAGGACATGATATATTTTTAGACTTAAAGCTTCATGATATCCCGAACACAGTGAAATCAGCAATGAAGGGCTTAGCAGGGCTAGGTGTGGATTTAGTGAATGTTCATGCAGCAGGTGGACGGATGATGATGGAAGGTGCATTGGAAGGCTTGGAGGCGGGTACACCAGCAGGAGCTAAAAGAGCGGCGTTAATTGCCGTTACACAACTGACTTCTACGACAGAACAGCGTATGCATGATGAGCAAAAAGTTGCCCTATCTTTGAAAGAATCCGTCTTACATTATGCACAGCTGACAAAACAAGCAGGTCTTCACGGTGTTGTCTGTTCTGTTCATGAGGCACAGGCTATTCGTGAAGCATGCGGAGATGACTTTTTACGGGTAACACCGGGAATCCGTATGCTTGGTGGGGAGGCACATGATCAACAGCGTATTGCAACCCCTGATGGTGCTAAAAAAGACGGCTCATCACTAATTGTTGTAGGACGTGCCATTACAGGTGCCGTCAATCCGGTGAAAGCATATCAAGAAGTTTGTAACTTATGGGAGGCTAATTAA